The Streptomyces sp. 135 sequence TCGAGGGCAACGAGACCGCCGGCGCCTCCACCCCGGAGGGCACCCGGACCGGCGAGAAGTGGTCGGATCACAGCCAGCTCACCTCGCTTACCGTGGGCGGCAAGACGTACACGGGCCAGTACGGCTCCACCGACCAGAGCGAGCGCGTCAAGCTCGGCGACACCTTCTTCCACAACGGCCCCCTGGGCCTGTCCGCCATATCCACCGGCGGTGTGGACACCGGCTTCAACCGCGAGCCCGGGGGCACACTCAACTCCATGACCCGGGACGGGAAGACGTACTTCTACCTCAGCGACGCGATCGGTTCCGTCGTCGCGCTCGCGGACGAGTCCGGTACGAAGGTCAACTCCTACTCCTACAGTCCCCGCGGAGTCACCCGGGCAGCGACCAGCGAAAAGATCGCACAGCCCTACCAGTTTGCTGGCGGCTACCAGGACCCGACCGGCCTGTACCACTACTCCGCCCGTTACTACGATCCCAACATCGGCCGCTTCACCCAGCCCGACCCCTCCGGCCAGGAACAGAACCCCTACCTGTATGCGGCAGGTGACCCTGTCAACAACATCGATCCCACCGGTCTTTGGCCTGAGTTCGTTAAAGCATCGGCCCGCTTCGTCAAAGACAAGGGACCCCGATTCCTGGGCAGGGCCTCAAGCGTGGCACCGGCCGGGTGTTATGCAAAGAAGGCGTGGGAGGACACCGATAACTCGCTCAAGGATGAAGCAAAGGACCTGAACAGCTGCTTCAACCCGTACGCGTGGGCGACTGAGTGAGAGGAAAATAATAGTGAGCCCGGAAAAGTATGCCAACGGCACTAAAAGCGCTTTATGGCTTACCTTTTCACTCGCGGTTATGTTGAACCTGGCAGAAGCGCTGTGGCACCCGCCTGGCAACGCGTGGCTTGCCGTACGCGTCACCGTGTCAGTGCTCTTCACCGCTGTCCTGATTGCATGCATTGGGCTCTGGATGGTTCGGCATCGACAACGCGGAACAAGGACAAAGTAGACGAGGGCCCCGACCGGACATCTGGTCGGGGCCCTCGCGCTTCCGGAGTCAGTTGCTGGCGCGCACGTGTTCCTGCAGGGCTTAGACCCGGCCTGCAGCACTGACCGCGCCACTCATACTCCTGGCGCCCGGAGCCGGGATAGCGGTCATCCGCTACAAGCACTTCAAGCACCGTTAGGACCGACACGTGTGGGGCCCGCAGGCCTCACACGGGCAGTGACCGAGGTGATGCAGGTGAAGATGGGGCTAACCATGGCTCGCGGCGTCTATGAGGTCAGCAGTACGACCGACCTTGTGGTGCTCATCGTTCTTGCCATTGTGATTTTGGTCGGCATGGTGTGGTGGGCACGGCGCCGCCGCAACTAGGTCATCAGCCCCACACCTCACCTGAAGACGAACGTTCTCATGAAGAGGTGACGCTGCTCGCTGCCGGTCTCATAGGGCCCCGGCTGGTCTTCTCCGCCCAGCCGGGGCCCTGGTACGTCCCCTCTCCGTGGCCGCCTCGCCGACCACGTCCGCACCGTGTCGTATGCCCCGGACGCCGGCCGACTCAGCTGTGCCCGGAGTCGACGGCCTGGACGACGAGGGCCCGCCTGGAGCAGCCCCGGATCGTCGCGGCCAACAAGGCAGCGGGCGCACCGTCGTGAACTCTCTGCGGATTCGAGGCACTCCTACGTCGACGGCCAGACCCTCACCCAGCCCCGCGGCCTTGGACATCTCGACCACATGGTGCCGCTCGCCGAAGCCTGGGACTCCGGCGCCAGCACCTGGAGTGCCCAGCGCCGCAAGGCCTACGCCAACCACCTCGGCGCAGGCGCTGCGGGAACTGGCTGCTGGGTGCGGGCAGGAGACGGTGGAGTACGAGCCCGCCGGCTGACCCTCGCGTCTCTGCCCTCGGCGTCCGGGGGGCGTCCGGCATGGCACTTGGCGGACATCCCCCTGGGCGGCACCGGCGCCGTGCCGAGCCCGGCGATCAGTGTGCACCACGTGTAGATCCCAGCGTCTGGGAGAACCTCACGGTTCCCTCAAGTGTCTAGTGCTCTGACCGCATAGGTTGGCCGGTTTGGTGATCGTGGCGGTTGGATGGGTGGTGACGTCCGATCCAACCGCTGGAGGTGCGGTGGCCGAGCCTGTCCGCGTGCGCAGACTGACCGACCAGGAGGGGCAGAAGCTGCAGCAGATCGTGCGTCGGGGCAGCACCAGCTCGGTGCGTTACCGGCGCGCGATGATGCTGCTGGCCTCGGCCGGCGGGAACCGGGTGCCCGTGATCGCCCAGCTGGTGCAGGCCGACGAGGACACTGTCCGGGACGTGATCCACCGGTTCAACGAGATGGGCCTGGCCTGTCTGGACCCTAGGTGGGCGGGAGGCCGTCCCCGCCAACTCAGCCCTGACGACGAAGACTTCGTCATCCAGACGGCCATCACCCGCCCGGCCAAGCTCGGCCAGCCCTTCACCCGCTGGTCCCTGCGCAAGCTCGTCGCCTACCTGCGCAAAGCCCACGGCCACGTGGTCCGCATCGGCCGCGAGGCGTTACGCTGCCTGCTCGCCCGCCGCGGCATTACCTTCCAGCGCATCAAGACATGGAAGGTCCCCGGACCCCGACCGCGAGGCGAAGCTGGACCGGATCGAGGAGGTCCTCGACCGCTTCTCCGACCGGGTCTTCGCCTTCGACGAGTTCGGCCCGCTCGGGATCCGTCCCACCGCGGGCTCAGGCTGGGCTGAGCAGAAGCGCCCCGACCGGCTGCCCGCCACCTACCACCGCACCCACGGCGTGCGCTACTTCCACGGCTGCTACTCGATCGGCGACGACACCCTGTGGGGCGTCAACCGCCGCAGAAAGGGCGCGCCGCCAACACGCTGGCCGCGCTGAAGTCGATCCGCGCTGCCCGGCCCGACGGCGCCCCGATCTACGTGATCCTGGACAACCTGTCCGCCCACAAAGGCGCCGACATCCGCCGCTGGGCGAGGAAGAACAAGGTCGAGCTGTGCTTCACCCCGACCTATGCATCCTGGGCGAACCCGATCGAAGCCCACTTCGGACCGCTTCGGCAGTTCACCATCGCCAACTCCCACCACCCCAACCACACCGTCCAGACACGGGCCCTGCACGCCTACCTGCGCTGGCGCAACGCCAACGCCCGCCACCGCGACGTCCTGTCCGCCGAACGACGTGAACGCGCCCGCATCCGCAGCGAGAAGGGCATCCGCTGGGGCGGACGTCCCCTCAAGACCGCAGCGTGAGCGCACTTCCCACCCAGTGCACGGCTCCTCGTGAAAGGCTGGGAGCATGATGGGCGGACCGTCTGAGAACCCAGAACTCTGGGCCTTCCTGGAATCACTGCACCGCGGCGAGTTCCTTTCCGGCACCGTCACAGCGATCGAACGGTTCGGTGTGTTCGTTGCGCTGGACGACAGCCCCGACCATCCGGTCTTCCCTGGCGTCGGGTTCATCTCCTTCGCTGAGCTGTCCTGGCGACGTTTCGACGCAGCCTCCGATGTCGTGCAGATCGGACAGCGCCTCTCATGCGAGTTCCTCCAGTTCGACACGTGGAACCTGGAGGCCAGACTGTCCTTGAAAGCCACACAGCCGGACCCCTTTCAGGTATTCGCTGACACCATCGCGGTGGGGCAGAAACTGCCTGGCCAGGTCACCAAGCTGATCCCGTTCGGCGTCTTCGTCCAGGTCACCGACGGCATCGAGGGACTGGTTCACTTGCGAGAGCTCGCCTGGACACCGGTGGAGACTCCATCAGATGTCGTCCAGGTCGGCGACAAGATCACGGTGGTCGTCACCGAGATCGACCGAGAGCGACGCAGGCTAGTACTGCAACGGTCTTTGTTGTGATGGTTGTTCGGGGTGTGGGGGTGGGTGTCCGCGTCGTGTGTAGTGGCTGGTGCGGGCTTGCTGTTGACGTCGTCGTCGCCAGGCTGACCAGTGCAGGATGTGGTCGATGGACACCGGTCGGCGGTTGGTGAGGCGGGTGATCAGGCGTCTGATCT is a genomic window containing:
- a CDS encoding S1 RNA-binding domain-containing protein, giving the protein MMGGPSENPELWAFLESLHRGEFLSGTVTAIERFGVFVALDDSPDHPVFPGVGFISFAELSWRRFDAASDVVQIGQRLSCEFLQFDTWNLEARLSLKATQPDPFQVFADTIAVGQKLPGQVTKLIPFGVFVQVTDGIEGLVHLRELAWTPVETPSDVVQVGDKITVVVTEIDRERRRLVLQRSLL